The Manihot esculenta cultivar AM560-2 chromosome 1, M.esculenta_v8, whole genome shotgun sequence genome has a window encoding:
- the LOC110614912 gene encoding acid beta-fructofuranosidase — MADPNPFLPVSQPLQPTYTSLPDGTHPSGSPPTHCIPSKKLLLGIFSGLVMVFLFVALIGNRNGSQLNIYPQQDENVVSLASPTETAKPETLRPISRGKSAGVSEKANLISGVSESSTDQYPWNNSMLSWQRTAFHFQPEKNWMNDPNGPLFYKGWYHFFYQYNPNAAVWGDIVWGHAVSRDLIHWLHLPLAMVADQWYDQNGVWTGSATILPDGKIVMLYTGSTNESVQVQNLAYPADPNDPLLLDWVKYSGNPVLVPPPGIGTKDFRDPTTAWYTSEGKWRISIGSKIGKTGIALIYDTEDFINYKLQPQALHGVPGTGMWECVDFYPVSRTSQNGVDTSATGPEVKHVVKASLDDDRHDYYALGTYNEVTSTWTPDNPEIDVGIGLRYDYGIFYASKTFYDQNKGRRVLWGWIGESDSEVADVKKGWASLQGIPRTVTLDTKTGSNLLQWPVEEVESLRLRSNEFNKVEVKPGSVVPLDLDAATQLDIVAEFELDKKALEKTAESNEEFSCTTSHGARHRNALGPFGLLVLADDSLVEQTPVYFYVQKSNGTLKTFFCTDQSRSSAANDVNKQIYGNFVPVLEGEKFTLRVLVDHSIIESFAQGGRTTISSRVYPTRAIYGSAKLFLFNNAIEADVTASLKIWQMNSAFIRPYPNTR, encoded by the exons ATGGCTGACCCTAATCCATTCCTTCCTGTCTCTCAGCCTCTTCAACCCACCTACACTTCTCTCCCAGATGGCACCCACCCCTCCGGATCTCCACCCACCCACTGCATCCCCTCCAAGAAACTGCTCCTCGGGATCTTTTCTGGGTTAGTCATGGTTTTCTTATTTGTAGCTTTAATTGGTAATCGGAATGGATCACAGCTAAACATTTATCCACAACAAGATGAAAATGTGGTGTCATTGGCTTCGCCGACAGAGACGGCGAAACCGGAGACTTTGAGGCCTATCTCCCGCGGTAAATCTGCCGGTGTGTCTGAGAAGGCTAACCTTATTTCTGGCGTATCGGAATCGTCGACGGATCAGTATCCATGGAACAATAGCATGTTATCATGGCAAAGAACTGCTTTCCACTTCCAGCCTGAGAAGAACTGGATGAATG ATCCGAATG GTCCATTGTTTTACAAGGGGTGGTACCATTTCTTCTACCAGTACAATCCAAATGCTGCAGTATGGGGTGACATTGTCTGGGGCCATGCTGTATCAAGGGACTTGATTCACTGGCTTCACCTCCCATTGGCAATGGTTGCTGATCAATGGTACGACCAAAATGGTGTATGGACTGGCTCCGCCACCATCCTCCCAGATGGTAAAATTGTCATGCTATACACTGGATCCACCAATGAATCTGTTCAGGTGCAGAATCTTGCTTATCCAGCAGACCCCAATGATCCTCTTCTCCTAGACTGGGTCAAATACTCTGGCAATCCAGTTTTAGTCCCACCACCAGGCATTGGCACCAAGGACTTCCGTGACCCAACCACAGCTTGGTACACTTCTGAGGGGAAATGGCGCATCAGCATAGGATCTAAAATTGGCAAAACTGGCATTGCTTTGATTTATGACACTGAGGACTTCATAAATTATAAGTTGCAGCCTCAGGCACTTCATGGTGTCCCCGGCACtggcatgtgggagtgtgtgGACTTTTACCCTGTTTCAAGGACGAGTCAAAATGGAGTGGATACATCTGCCACTGGGCCTGAAGTGAAGCATGTGGTTAAGGCAAGCCTTGATGATGATAGGCATGATTACTATGCGCTTGGAACTTACAACGAAGTCACCAGTACATGGACTCCTGATAATCCAGAGATTGATGTTGGTATTGGTCTTAGATATGATTATGGTATATTCTACGCATCCAAGACATTTTATGATCAGAATAAGGGGAGAAGGGTGTTGTGGGGCTGGATTGGCGAGTCTGATAGTGAAGTTGCTGACGTTAAGAAAGGATGGGCATCTCTTCAG GGCATTCCAAGGACAGTTACTTTGGACACAAAGACTGGCAGCAATCTACTTCAATGGCCAGTGGAAGAGGTGGAAAGTTTGAGACTGAGAAGCAATGAATTTAACAAGGTGGAGGTCAAGCCAGGGTCCGTTGTGCCCCTTGATCTTGACGCAGCCACACAG CTAGATATTGTTGCGGAGTTTGAGTTAGACAAGAAGGCTTTGGAGAAGACAGCTGAATCCAACGAGGAGTTCAGCTGCACTACCAGTCATGGTGCTCGTCACCGCAATGCGTTAGGACCATTTGGTCTTCTGGTTCTTGCTGATGACAGCCTTGTTGAGCAGACCCCTGTATACTTCTACGTTCAAAAAAGCAATGGCACCCTCAAAACTTTCTTCTGCACAGACCAATCAAG GTCTTCTGCAGCAAATGATGTTAACAAACAAATTTATGGTAACTTCGTTCCAGTCCTGGAGGGTGAAAAGTTCACTCTAAGGGTATTG GTGGATCATTCAATAATTGAAAGCTTTGCCCAAGGGGGAAGAACAACCATCAGCTCTCGGGTTTATCCGACAAGGGCAATCTACGGGAGTGCCAAGCTATTTTTGTTCAACAATGCCATTGAAGCCGATGTGACTGCTTCACTGAAGATATGGCAAATGAATTCCGCATTCATTCGTCCTTATCCAAATACTCGGTAG